A DNA window from Moorella thermoacetica contains the following coding sequences:
- a CDS encoding helix-turn-helix domain-containing protein has translation MRVCGKRIRELREERGYSLQDLAQRAGVSVSYLSEIERGAKRPSLKTLDKVARALNLPREQLIETGGEGGLAPGERIRLLRERAGKNLNTLAEAAGISVSYLSEIERGNVYPAIDTLKKITAALEVPLSSVIGTGGSLGHKLRQAREERGLTQAELARAAGVSAGLIGQIEQGKVQPSLKTLERVGAVLDISPCYFIADDAGVDEVLNQMSPELRQLLIEPQVQSVLRLICNCNESELRFILNFIQLYKRSH, from the coding sequence ATGCGCGTATGTGGTAAACGTATCCGGGAACTGCGGGAGGAACGCGGTTATTCCCTGCAGGACCTGGCGCAGCGGGCGGGGGTTTCGGTATCTTACTTGAGCGAAATTGAACGGGGGGCCAAAAGGCCCTCCTTAAAAACCCTGGATAAAGTAGCCCGGGCCCTGAACCTCCCCCGGGAACAACTCATAGAAACCGGTGGTGAAGGCGGGCTGGCACCGGGTGAGAGGATCCGTCTCCTGCGGGAGCGGGCTGGCAAAAACCTGAATACCCTGGCCGAGGCTGCCGGTATCTCCGTTTCCTACTTAAGTGAAATTGAGCGGGGCAATGTTTACCCCGCTATTGATACCCTGAAAAAAATCACCGCTGCCCTGGAGGTTCCTTTAAGCTCGGTTATCGGTACCGGTGGTTCCCTGGGCCACAAATTACGCCAGGCCAGGGAAGAAAGGGGCCTTACCCAAGCCGAGTTAGCCAGGGCTGCCGGCGTCTCCGCCGGGCTTATTGGCCAGATCGAACAGGGTAAAGTACAGCCCTCCTTAAAAACCCTGGAAAGGGTGGGGGCGGTGTTGGATATTTCACCCTGTTACTTTATCGCCGATGATGCCGGAGTTGACGAGGTATTAAACCAGATGAGCCCCGAGTTACGCCAGTTGCTTATCGAACCCCAGGTCCAGTCCGTACTGCGGCTGATCTGCAACTGTAACGAGTCCGAACTGCGATTTATCCTCAACTTTATCCAGCTCTATAAGCGCAGCCACTAA
- a CDS encoding YckD family protein: protein MKKKIAIVLAAVLMLVVLAPAAFAAMTDQQKADINALYQQIAQLRQQIIDKYVESGQLTKEQGDLMKQHIQQMEKYREENGFGPGFGPGFCGGHGAGYGMMGGWGIGGAGSNPGQGNQNSAYYRPGMMRGYIGI, encoded by the coding sequence GTGAAGAAAAAAATCGCTATCGTCCTCGCCGCAGTTTTAATGCTGGTGGTGCTGGCGCCGGCGGCCTTTGCAGCCATGACGGACCAGCAGAAGGCGGACATAAACGCCCTCTACCAGCAAATCGCCCAGTTGCGTCAGCAGATCATCGACAAGTATGTGGAGAGCGGCCAGCTGACCAAAGAGCAGGGTGACCTGATGAAGCAGCACATCCAGCAAATGGAGAAATATCGGGAAGAAAATGGCTTTGGTCCAGGTTTCGGACCCGGTTTTTGCGGTGGACATGGCGCCGGCTACGGTATGATGGGTGGCTGGGGCATCGGTGGTGCCGGCTCTAACCCGGGCCAGGGGAATCAAAATTCTGCCTATTACCGCCCTGGCATGATGCGCGGCTACATCGGTATTTAA
- a CDS encoding peroxiredoxin family protein, with the protein MQPKWRVPLLIILLMVAVLALAFFLPHRGDQVRAPDFTLPALDGNQVDLKRLQGQVVVLNFWATWCPYCVAEMEELDAAAGRLAPRGVKVLAVNIMQRETIQGIRAFLGEKRHNYLVLLDRGSKVADAYGVSGIHTTFIIDRQGRLRRVKKGPLGPGELDRLLQDII; encoded by the coding sequence ATGCAACCTAAATGGCGGGTGCCATTGCTGATTATCCTGCTCATGGTTGCCGTCCTGGCCCTTGCCTTTTTCCTGCCGCACCGGGGCGACCAGGTACGTGCGCCGGACTTTACTCTGCCGGCCCTGGATGGTAACCAGGTGGATCTAAAGAGGTTGCAGGGCCAGGTGGTGGTCTTAAACTTCTGGGCCACCTGGTGCCCCTATTGCGTAGCGGAAATGGAGGAACTGGATGCCGCTGCCGGGAGGCTGGCACCCCGGGGAGTAAAGGTCCTGGCCGTTAATATCATGCAGCGGGAGACAATCCAGGGTATCCGTGCCTTCCTGGGGGAAAAAAGACATAATTACCTGGTCCTCCTGGACCGGGGCAGTAAGGTGGCAGATGCATATGGGGTAAGCGGCATACACACCACCTTTATCATTGATCGCCAGGGCCGCCTGCGCCGCGTCAAGAAGGGTCCCCTGGGCCCGGGCGAACTGGACCGCCTGCTGCAGGACATTATCTAA
- a CDS encoding cytochrome c biogenesis CcdA family protein produces MVDVSLVIAFGAGLLSFFSPCIIPLLPAYFTYLGGSAVASGQVQDLGRSFLAGRAALFTAGFALIFILLGASAGGLGYVLQAYRPVLNRLGGILIIIFGMQVAGIGRIPFLAREKKWELRPRTPGAAASFLLGMAFAAGWTPCIGPVLGSILIYAGSQATLLRGMLLLAVYSLGLAVPFLLAALFLGPVLYSLRKFSRYLPQISLISGIILVVMGVLVFLGRLNTFI; encoded by the coding sequence GTGGTCGACGTATCCCTGGTCATAGCCTTCGGTGCCGGCTTGCTCTCCTTCTTTTCTCCCTGCATTATACCCCTCTTACCGGCATACTTTACTTATCTCGGCGGTTCGGCTGTAGCCAGCGGCCAGGTACAGGACCTGGGCCGCTCCTTCTTAGCCGGGCGGGCGGCCCTTTTTACGGCCGGTTTTGCCCTGATTTTTATTCTCCTGGGGGCCTCGGCAGGGGGCCTGGGTTACGTTCTCCAGGCCTACCGGCCGGTGCTGAACCGTCTCGGTGGAATTTTAATAATAATATTCGGTATGCAGGTGGCCGGAATTGGGCGTATACCCTTCCTGGCCCGGGAGAAAAAGTGGGAGCTCAGGCCCCGCACCCCCGGGGCGGCAGCTTCCTTTCTCCTGGGGATGGCCTTCGCCGCCGGCTGGACTCCCTGCATTGGCCCGGTCCTGGGCTCTATTTTAATTTATGCCGGCAGCCAGGCCACCCTTCTCCGGGGAATGCTGCTCCTGGCGGTCTATTCCCTGGGCCTGGCCGTACCCTTCCTGCTGGCTGCCCTGTTCCTGGGACCGGTTTTATACTCCCTGCGGAAGTTTTCCCGTTATTTGCCGCAAATATCCCTGATAAGCGGTATTATTCTTGTCGTTATGGGGGTTCTGGTCTTTTTGGGCCGTTTGAACACCTTTATTTAA
- a CDS encoding glycosyltransferase family 2 protein — protein MDWETISPAQILYLITVGFYLLFFGLFLRYFYWKWYAVKYHWRKRLPLDAEKVKALAAAKGLEIPFFTIMVPARNESEVIANTIEHLASLNYPNDRYEILVITDEKEALAKAEGQGEGPTTMEVVEAKIREFAARPGMPQLKHCTVPYDFDGRFRGSRRGHSIPSTKGRALNYGLEFVDPRTTICGFYDAESHPEADVLLYIAWSWLHDPRERIWQGPVFQVRNFYQLGIITKIAAIYQAISHEIYLPILMKKLPFVGGTNLFVGRRLLERIGGYDHRALTEDLELGVRAFLETGVWAEYFPYFSTEQTPATLYAFFRQRLRWGSGHLQVCDKFRYAYQYSWDKRGPLLHNLFWKGQGEWLLYQGAVLVPLSIVILGLNGGLDLSIVPFKIRVVLHYLVFIYFAFTFYAYGHFHRLMAPVNWWQQFIGFLQLLALPFASFFLPLPYTAASIMKALNRQPQTWVKTPRTKEATR, from the coding sequence ATGGATTGGGAAACGATAAGTCCAGCGCAAATCCTTTATTTAATTACCGTGGGGTTCTACCTGCTTTTTTTCGGCCTCTTCCTGAGATATTTCTATTGGAAATGGTATGCCGTCAAGTATCACTGGCGTAAACGCCTGCCCCTTGATGCTGAAAAGGTAAAGGCCCTGGCCGCCGCGAAGGGCCTGGAGATCCCTTTCTTTACCATTATGGTACCGGCCCGCAACGAGTCCGAGGTTATAGCCAACACCATCGAACACCTGGCCTCCTTAAACTACCCCAATGATCGTTATGAGATCCTGGTAATCACCGATGAAAAGGAAGCCCTGGCCAAGGCCGAAGGCCAGGGCGAGGGGCCTACCACCATGGAAGTGGTCGAGGCCAAGATCCGTGAGTTTGCAGCGCGCCCGGGTATGCCCCAGCTGAAGCATTGTACCGTTCCCTACGATTTTGACGGCCGCTTCCGGGGTTCACGGCGGGGGCACAGCATCCCTTCCACCAAGGGCCGGGCCCTGAACTACGGCCTGGAGTTTGTCGACCCGCGGACGACTATTTGTGGTTTCTATGACGCCGAGAGCCATCCAGAGGCTGATGTTCTCCTTTACATAGCCTGGTCCTGGCTCCATGACCCGCGGGAGCGTATCTGGCAGGGTCCCGTCTTCCAGGTGCGTAATTTCTACCAGCTGGGTATTATTACAAAGATCGCCGCCATCTACCAGGCCATCTCCCATGAGATCTACCTGCCCATACTAATGAAGAAGCTGCCCTTCGTAGGGGGCACCAATCTCTTCGTCGGCCGGCGCCTCCTGGAGCGTATCGGGGGTTATGATCACCGCGCCCTGACGGAAGACCTCGAGCTGGGGGTGCGGGCCTTCCTGGAGACAGGGGTGTGGGCCGAGTATTTCCCTTATTTCAGCACCGAACAAACGCCGGCCACCCTGTACGCCTTTTTCCGGCAGCGCTTGCGCTGGGGTAGCGGTCACCTCCAGGTCTGTGATAAATTCCGTTATGCCTACCAGTATTCCTGGGATAAGAGGGGCCCACTACTCCACAACCTCTTCTGGAAGGGCCAGGGCGAGTGGCTCCTCTATCAGGGCGCGGTACTGGTGCCTTTATCCATTGTCATCCTGGGGCTGAACGGCGGGCTTGATCTCTCGATCGTCCCTTTTAAAATCCGCGTGGTCCTCCATTACCTGGTTTTCATCTACTTTGCCTTTACCTTTTATGCTTACGGCCACTTCCACCGCTTGATGGCGCCGGTTAACTGGTGGCAGCAGTTTATCGGGTTCCTGCAGCTCCTGGCCCTGCCCTTTGCCAGTTTCTTTTTGCCCCTGCCATATACGGCGGCTTCCATCATGAAGGCCCTGAACCGCCAGCCCCAGACGTGGGTTAAAACTCCACGGACCAAAGAGGCGACCCGCTAG
- a CDS encoding DUF3243 domain-containing protein, producing MPPGENTWEKWKDTLSLVVNLGNKIGLEEKTMDRIALRLGNWLADHIDPMNREQRLLKELWDVAHEDERQVLAALVTRMVSDGRRQENMVH from the coding sequence ATGCCACCGGGAGAAAACACCTGGGAGAAGTGGAAGGATACCCTATCCCTGGTAGTAAACCTGGGCAATAAAATTGGTTTGGAAGAAAAGACCATGGATCGGATAGCCCTGCGTCTGGGGAACTGGTTGGCCGACCATATCGACCCTATGAACCGGGAGCAGCGGCTTCTCAAGGAACTCTGGGATGTAGCCCATGAGGATGAACGCCAGGTGCTGGCCGCCCTGGTTACCAGGATGGTGAGCGACGGCCGCCGGCAGGAGAATATGGTACACTAA
- a CDS encoding nitroreductase family protein, which produces MSNLELYEAIKTRRSIRKFKPDPVPREVITKILEMATWAPSGLNWQQWHFLVVTGPKKDEVARSYGRIVEFGMPPAGQRSPQQEGFLQWAKTLGGAPVVIVALSPTHGHPALRKMNLESVAASFSHLLLAATSEGLGTCWMTGPLNNEAELRKVLAIPDDKEIVAITPLGYPAESPVAAPRKKLDEVVTWIGF; this is translated from the coding sequence ATGAGCAACTTGGAACTGTACGAAGCCATCAAGACGCGGCGGAGCATCCGCAAGTTTAAACCCGACCCGGTGCCCAGGGAAGTAATAACGAAAATCCTGGAGATGGCCACCTGGGCTCCCTCGGGCCTCAACTGGCAGCAATGGCACTTCCTGGTCGTCACCGGCCCCAAGAAGGACGAGGTGGCCCGGAGTTACGGCCGGATCGTTGAATTCGGTATGCCTCCGGCGGGCCAGCGTAGCCCCCAGCAGGAAGGCTTTTTGCAGTGGGCCAAAACCCTGGGCGGGGCGCCGGTGGTCATTGTAGCCCTGAGCCCGACCCACGGCCATCCTGCTCTCCGCAAAATGAACCTGGAAAGCGTGGCCGCCTCCTTCAGCCACCTGCTGCTGGCCGCCACCAGCGAGGGGCTGGGTACCTGCTGGATGACCGGACCCCTGAATAATGAGGCCGAGTTGCGCAAAGTCCTGGCCATTCCCGATGACAAGGAAATCGTCGCCATCACCCCCCTGGGTTACCCGGCTGAAAGCCCGGTAGCCGCACCCCGTAAAAAGCTGGATGAAGTGGTTACCTGGATCGGATTTTAA
- a CDS encoding amidase domain-containing protein has product MLIARGMKVVRVLFLRRRWMKLAGSGVILLAGMVFFLLNQKGLPVIAPSAPGELTEHLTTIFTARARALVNGNYEGLEAFYDATTTSGRFALNHEIGRIKYVQEWLQKRQVTLTGSHLDLAVVDSGSEGDKGWASVSQHLILSYRHQGEPQETVNRMGFRTLHWVELVKRDGRWLINRDWYWDPFETDDLKPEIAPGTAVCKALPPPVKGKYRREAAVVYADRYSGVRLGPGDGRYNRNYRDFTGLGGDCASFASQVLSDKEAGGIPRDWVWNYHNGEGSQAWAQAAALVYYLLDSGLAVRLARGDFQEVTRSTSNYPYGAVNALQPGDIIGYEEGGELSHVSVVVGRDSAGYVLVDSHTADRYHVPWDMGWKSGTIYWLLQVVY; this is encoded by the coding sequence ATGTTGATCGCGAGGGGGATGAAGGTGGTCCGGGTTTTATTCTTGCGCCGGCGGTGGATGAAGCTGGCGGGTTCAGGCGTCATCCTCTTGGCCGGCATGGTCTTTTTCCTGCTTAATCAGAAAGGCCTGCCGGTAATAGCGCCTTCCGCCCCGGGGGAGTTGACGGAGCACCTGACAACCATTTTTACGGCCCGGGCCAGGGCCCTGGTCAACGGTAATTATGAAGGGCTGGAGGCTTTTTATGATGCCACGACGACCAGCGGCCGGTTTGCCCTGAACCATGAAATCGGCCGCATTAAATACGTCCAGGAATGGTTGCAAAAACGCCAGGTAACCTTGACTGGCAGTCACCTGGACCTGGCCGTTGTCGACAGCGGTAGCGAAGGGGATAAGGGCTGGGCCTCGGTATCCCAGCATCTGATCCTCAGTTACCGGCACCAGGGGGAGCCGCAAGAAACAGTCAACCGGATGGGGTTTCGTACCCTCCACTGGGTGGAGCTGGTCAAGCGGGACGGCCGCTGGCTGATCAACCGCGACTGGTACTGGGACCCTTTTGAAACCGACGACCTGAAACCAGAAATCGCCCCCGGCACGGCTGTATGCAAGGCGCTGCCGCCGCCGGTAAAGGGTAAATACCGCCGTGAGGCGGCGGTGGTCTATGCCGACCGCTACAGCGGCGTGCGCCTGGGTCCCGGGGACGGCCGCTACAACCGGAATTACCGTGACTTTACCGGCCTGGGCGGCGATTGTGCCAGCTTTGCCTCCCAGGTCTTGAGCGACAAAGAAGCCGGCGGCATACCCCGGGACTGGGTTTGGAATTACCATAACGGCGAGGGCAGCCAGGCCTGGGCCCAGGCAGCCGCCCTGGTCTATTACCTCCTGGACAGCGGCCTGGCGGTGCGCCTGGCAAGAGGTGATTTCCAGGAAGTAACCCGGTCCACTTCTAATTACCCCTACGGGGCGGTCAACGCCCTGCAACCGGGTGACATCATCGGTTATGAAGAAGGGGGCGAGTTAAGCCATGTCTCGGTGGTTGTAGGCCGGGACTCGGCCGGATATGTCCTGGTCGACAGCCATACGGCCGACCGTTACCATGTCCCCTGGGACATGGGTTGGAAGAGCGGGACCATCTACTGGCTCCTCCAGGTAGTCTATTGA
- a CDS encoding nicotinate phosphoribosyltransferase produces MGTEVITSLEQVQQLEVKPDRRFYSAEHGEIASGATTDIYFVRTYEILKSLGKVDTVVTAEIFPRRAGILCGVNEVLELLRDKKVTVYGLPEGSPFEPKEVVMRIQGPYSEFGLFETTLLGMLASSSGWATAAREIREAAGEHPFVCFGARHVHPAVAPVMERAAIVGGADGASCILAAKLAGREPQGTVPHAVFLIIGDTVEGALAYDRLMPPDAKRTILIDTFKDEAEEALRVASALGPALAGVRLDTPSERGGVTPELVREVRYRLDMAGFNHVGIFVSGGLTPERIRTLIEAGADAFGVGSYISGAAPIDMTMDLKEVDGRPVAKRGRLPGIIPNPRLVQLK; encoded by the coding sequence ATGGGGACCGAGGTCATCACTTCCCTGGAGCAGGTACAACAATTAGAGGTCAAACCGGACCGGCGGTTCTATTCGGCCGAGCACGGGGAGATTGCCAGCGGGGCGACTACGGATATTTATTTTGTCCGCACCTATGAGATTCTTAAAAGCCTGGGCAAGGTCGACACGGTAGTTACGGCCGAGATCTTTCCCCGCCGGGCCGGGATCCTCTGCGGGGTCAATGAGGTCCTGGAGCTTTTGCGGGACAAAAAGGTGACCGTTTACGGCCTGCCGGAGGGGAGCCCCTTTGAGCCGAAAGAGGTGGTCATGCGCATCCAGGGTCCCTATAGCGAGTTTGGCCTCTTTGAAACTACCTTGCTGGGAATGCTGGCCAGCTCCAGCGGCTGGGCTACGGCGGCCCGGGAAATCAGGGAAGCGGCTGGTGAACATCCCTTTGTCTGCTTCGGGGCGCGCCACGTTCACCCGGCGGTGGCGCCGGTCATGGAGCGGGCGGCCATTGTCGGCGGCGCCGACGGGGCGAGTTGCATCCTGGCGGCCAAACTGGCCGGCCGGGAGCCCCAGGGAACGGTACCCCATGCGGTATTCCTGATCATCGGCGATACAGTCGAGGGGGCCCTGGCCTACGACCGCCTCATGCCCCCTGACGCCAAGCGGACCATCCTGATCGACACCTTTAAAGATGAGGCTGAAGAGGCCCTGCGGGTAGCCAGTGCCCTGGGGCCGGCCCTGGCCGGGGTACGTTTGGATACCCCCAGCGAGCGAGGCGGCGTCACCCCGGAACTGGTCCGGGAAGTGCGCTATCGCCTGGATATGGCCGGCTTTAACCATGTGGGGATTTTTGTCTCCGGAGGCCTGACGCCGGAACGTATCCGGACCCTTATCGAAGCCGGGGCCGACGCCTTCGGCGTGGGCAGCTATATTTCCGGCGCGGCCCCCATTGATATGACCATGGACTTAAAGGAGGTCGACGGCCGCCCGGTGGCCAAACGCGGCCGCCTGCCGGGGATCATTCCCAATCCCCGGCTGGTGCAGTTGAAATAG
- a CDS encoding lytic transglycosylase domain-containing protein codes for MGLGRRLLWLLFLLALLAFLLPRAGRLLYPLPYRDSITTYAHREGLDPLLVAAVARVESKFDPRARSEQGAMGLMQLMPETARLAAGHLGMPFAPDRLYEPDYNLRLGSWYLARLLDEFGDVNPALAAYNGGRGHVHEWLDSGVWDGSYGNLRQIPFPETREFVRKVLRDYRIYRFLYSDVR; via the coding sequence ATGGGTTTAGGAAGGCGTTTACTGTGGCTGCTTTTTTTGCTGGCCCTTCTCGCTTTTCTCCTGCCCCGGGCCGGCCGGTTACTTTATCCTTTACCCTACCGCGATAGTATTACGACCTACGCCCACCGGGAAGGGCTGGACCCACTGTTGGTGGCTGCCGTAGCCAGGGTGGAAAGCAAGTTCGACCCCCGGGCCAGGTCCGAACAGGGGGCCATGGGTTTGATGCAGCTCATGCCGGAAACCGCCCGGCTGGCGGCGGGACACCTGGGTATGCCCTTTGCACCGGACAGGCTCTACGAGCCGGACTACAACCTGCGCCTGGGCAGCTGGTACCTGGCCCGCCTTCTGGATGAATTTGGCGATGTCAACCCGGCCCTGGCGGCCTATAACGGCGGCCGCGGCCACGTCCATGAGTGGCTGGATAGCGGCGTCTGGGACGGGAGTTACGGCAACCTGCGGCAGATACCCTTTCCCGAAACCCGGGAGTTCGTCCGCAAGGTCCTGCGGGATTACCGTATCTATCGATTTTTATATTCTGACGTTCGCTAG
- the coaE gene encoding dephospho-CoA kinase (Dephospho-CoA kinase (CoaE) performs the final step in coenzyme A biosynthesis.): MFIIGLTGGIASGKSTVAGILKDLGAIIIDTDRVAREVVAPGRPAYREIVAAFGPRVLRPDGQLDRPALARIIFNDATARELLNAITHPRIRELVQKRLEDLRRANPEAIVVIEAPLLFEAGMEGMVDAVWAVTAPAPVRLKRLMARDKLSLAEAESRLRAQGEETARLRRATRVIPTGGDLEATRASVRAAWQELQRHLADDPEPGGAPWV, from the coding sequence ATGTTTATTATCGGTCTTACCGGTGGTATTGCCAGCGGCAAGAGTACCGTAGCCGGTATTCTCAAGGACCTGGGAGCAATTATAATCGATACCGACCGGGTAGCCAGGGAGGTAGTGGCCCCCGGCCGCCCCGCCTACCGGGAGATTGTGGCCGCCTTTGGCCCCCGGGTCCTGCGACCTGACGGCCAGCTGGACAGGCCGGCCTTAGCTCGGATTATTTTTAATGACGCTACCGCCAGGGAACTATTAAATGCCATCACCCACCCCAGGATCCGGGAGCTGGTCCAGAAGCGTTTGGAAGATTTGCGCCGGGCCAACCCGGAAGCAATAGTGGTGATTGAGGCGCCCCTGTTGTTTGAAGCCGGGATGGAGGGGATGGTGGATGCCGTCTGGGCAGTCACCGCCCCGGCTCCGGTGCGCTTAAAGAGGTTGATGGCCAGGGACAAGCTCTCCCTGGCTGAGGCAGAGAGCCGCCTCCGGGCTCAAGGTGAAGAGACAGCCAGGTTGCGCCGGGCCACCAGGGTGATTCCCACCGGCGGTGACCTGGAGGCTACCCGGGCTTCCGTCCGGGCGGCCTGGCAGGAACTGCAGCGCCACCTGGCAGATGATCCAGAGCCCGGAGGTGCCCCATGGGTTTAG
- the ytaF gene encoding sporulation membrane protein YtaF: protein MFLATIFLALAISLDGLGVGLAYGLRKIKLPWLSLVLVAMVSVVASFLSMAAGHLITMVFNPVLAGRLGAGILLTLGLVIILEAYLKREGAGAEEQTLLRFRLPRLGLVIQILKEPSRADRDLSGSISSQEALTLGLALALDALGTGIGAAAAGFSLFLAPLCIGLCQLLLVRAGLFLGEYWGLENLGWRGAAIPGLILIAIGLWRL, encoded by the coding sequence ATGTTTCTGGCAACGATATTCCTGGCCCTTGCCATTAGCCTGGATGGCCTGGGTGTAGGGTTGGCTTACGGTCTCAGAAAGATCAAGTTACCCTGGCTTTCCCTGGTCCTGGTAGCCATGGTTTCTGTAGTTGCCAGCTTCCTTTCTATGGCAGCCGGGCACTTGATAACCATGGTATTTAATCCGGTCCTTGCCGGGCGCCTGGGGGCGGGTATATTATTAACCCTGGGTTTAGTTATTATCTTAGAGGCCTACCTGAAAAGGGAAGGGGCCGGCGCGGAGGAACAGACCCTGCTGCGCTTCCGCCTGCCCCGGCTGGGCCTGGTGATTCAAATCTTAAAAGAACCATCCCGGGCCGACCGCGACCTTTCCGGGAGCATCAGCAGCCAGGAGGCTTTGACCCTGGGCCTGGCCCTGGCTCTGGACGCCCTGGGAACAGGCATCGGCGCCGCAGCCGCCGGCTTTTCCCTCTTTCTGGCCCCCCTGTGTATAGGCCTGTGCCAGCTACTCCTGGTGCGAGCGGGGCTCTTCCTGGGGGAATACTGGGGGCTGGAGAATCTCGGCTGGCGGGGAGCGGCTATACCGGGTTTAATCTTAATCGCCATTGGCCTCTGGCGATTATAG
- the mutM gene encoding bifunctional DNA-formamidopyrimidine glycosylase/DNA-(apurinic or apyrimidinic site) lyase, protein MPELPEVETIKRTLTPCLREQKIARVEVYHPGVIAAPDPETFSRLLAGRIITGLDRRGKYLLVHLSGEYCLVVHLRMTGRLVFTEGAAPLAPHTHVVFSLAGGPSLRFVDTRRFGRLYLAAKAEVETLPGLRDLGPEPLDPAFDALALAAILAGRRRPIKQVLLDQRLVAGIGNIYADEMLFAAGIDPRRPAASLNHEEVARLRGAMQRVLEQGIANRGTSIRDYVDGSGRQGSNQEHLQVYGRTGRPCPRCGQPLERVRLGGRSTHFCPRCQV, encoded by the coding sequence ATGCCCGAACTACCCGAAGTAGAAACCATTAAACGGACACTGACTCCCTGCTTACGGGAGCAAAAAATCGCCAGGGTGGAGGTCTACCACCCTGGCGTTATTGCTGCCCCCGACCCGGAGACCTTCAGCCGGTTACTGGCCGGCAGGATTATTACCGGCCTGGACCGGCGGGGCAAGTACCTACTGGTGCATCTTTCAGGAGAATACTGTTTGGTGGTTCACCTGCGCATGACCGGGCGCCTGGTTTTTACTGAAGGGGCAGCCCCCCTGGCTCCCCATACCCACGTCGTTTTTAGCCTGGCTGGGGGACCTTCTTTACGCTTTGTAGACACCCGCCGCTTCGGCCGTCTCTACCTGGCCGCGAAGGCGGAGGTAGAAACGCTGCCCGGCTTGCGGGACCTGGGGCCGGAGCCCCTGGACCCGGCCTTTGACGCCCTGGCCCTGGCGGCTATTCTAGCCGGCCGGCGCAGGCCAATTAAACAGGTCCTCCTGGACCAGCGCCTGGTGGCCGGGATCGGCAATATCTATGCCGATGAGATGCTTTTTGCCGCCGGCATCGACCCCCGGCGCCCGGCGGCCTCCCTGAATCATGAGGAGGTGGCTCGCCTGCGCGGGGCTATGCAAAGGGTCCTGGAGCAGGGGATTGCCAACCGTGGCACCTCAATCAGGGATTATGTTGACGGCAGCGGCCGCCAGGGGAGCAACCAGGAGCACCTCCAGGTTTATGGCCGGACAGGCCGACCATGCCCCCGCTGCGGGCAACCCCTGGAGAGGGTGCGCCTCGGCGGCCGCAGCACCCATTTTTGCCCCCGCTGCCAGGTATAA